From Salvelinus namaycush isolate Seneca chromosome 27, SaNama_1.0, whole genome shotgun sequence, the proteins below share one genomic window:
- the LOC120022186 gene encoding NADH dehydrogenase [ubiquinone] iron-sulfur protein 5-like, with product MPFIDLQGKLGINMDKWMLIQGGEQPYKRAPRCHAFEKEWIECADGIGQTRAKKECKLEFEDFYECMHREKTHKRLYEIRKQRDKMVKEGTYQTPAHHTGAQADNRP from the exons ATGCCGTTCATCGACCTCCAGGGGAAGTTGGGCATCAACATGGACAAATGGATGTTGATCCAGGGTGGAGAGCAGCCATACAAACGTGCGCCGCGCTGCCACGCCTTTGAGAAGGAGTGGATCGAGTGTGCGGATGGCATTGGTCAGACCCGTGCCAAGAAGGAGTGCAAGCTAGAGTTTGAGGACTTCTATGAGTGCATGCACAGAGAGAAGACG CACAAGAGGCTGTATGAGATCCGTAAGCAGCGGGACAAGATGGTGAAGGAGGGCACCTACCAGACCCCAGCACACCACACTGGCGCTCAGGCTGACAACAGGCCTTGA